GCAGGTTCAGGCACTGAAATGGTATGCAATCCATGGCCGGAGAGGAAAGTATGAAAGACAAAGACGAAATAAAAGAAATCGTAAAAGATAAATATGGACAGATTGCAAGACAGTCTTCATCATCCTGCGGACCAGCTTCCTGCTGCGCTACTGCAGATAACAAAATAGTTGGTTATTCGGTCATGCAGGATGATTACACAAAGTTAGATGGATACGTCGCTGATGCTGATCTTGGTTTGGGCTGCGGACTTCCGACCGAATATGCCGGAATCAGGAAAGGGGATGTCGTGGTTGATCTTGGCAGCGGCGCTGGTAACGATGCATTTGTTGCGCGCGCTATTATTGGAGAGCATGGGCGCGTCATCGGGATTGATATGACGCAGGAAATGATTGACAAGGCAAACAGGAATAATCAGAGACTCGGATACACAAATGTAGAGTTTCTGTTTGGAGAAATTGAGAATCTCCCGCTCGATAACGAGACTGCCGACGTTGTCGTCAGCAACTGTGTTTTGAACCTTGTTCCTGACAAGCAAAAGGCATTTGCGGAGATTCATCGAATTCTAAAAACCGGTGGGCATTTCTGCATCTCTGATATCGTAATCAATGGTGAATTGCCGGCGAACTTAAAAAGATCGGCAGAGATGTACTCCGGATGTGTTGCCGGCGCCATTCAAGATCATGAATATCTGGATATCATTTCTGGCGTCGGATTTAAACATGTTGAAATAAAGAAGACAAAAGCCATTGATCTGCCGGATGATGTATTAAGGGAATATTTGACTGAAACAGCAATCGTCCAATTTCGCCAGAGTAGA
The sequence above is drawn from the Nitrospirota bacterium genome and encodes:
- the arsM gene encoding arsenite methyltransferase; this encodes MKDKDEIKEIVKDKYGQIARQSSSSCGPASCCATADNKIVGYSVMQDDYTKLDGYVADADLGLGCGLPTEYAGIRKGDVVVDLGSGAGNDAFVARAIIGEHGRVIGIDMTQEMIDKANRNNQRLGYTNVEFLFGEIENLPLDNETADVVVSNCVLNLVPDKQKAFAEIHRILKTGGHFCISDIVINGELPANLKRSAEMYSGCVAGAIQDHEYLDIISGVGFKHVEIKKTKAIDLPDDVLREYLTETAIVQFRQSRVSIYSITVTADKN